In a single window of the Nocardiopsis composta genome:
- a CDS encoding O-methyltransferase, whose protein sequence is MWEAAIIGRNETLAHLEHYADDDPALAWVREAAGADPGAQPVSAACGAALRFLAAAIGARAAVEVGTGYGGSGIWLLRGMRPDSILTTVDIDPVCQETARDAYREAGFSANRTRLIRGRALEVLPRLTDGAYDLVFADAMKSEYPAYLAEALRLLRPGGVVVFHDALESTPAGDGPLSAPDPGTAAVREVGRAVREDDSLVPLLLPIGEGLLAAIREEAPRS, encoded by the coding sequence GTGTGGGAGGCCGCCATCATCGGCAGAAACGAAACCCTGGCGCACCTGGAGCACTACGCGGACGACGACCCCGCGCTGGCCTGGGTCCGCGAGGCCGCCGGGGCCGACCCGGGCGCGCAGCCGGTGAGCGCGGCCTGCGGCGCCGCACTGCGCTTCCTGGCCGCCGCGATCGGCGCGCGGGCCGCGGTGGAGGTCGGCACCGGCTACGGGGGCTCCGGGATCTGGCTGCTCCGCGGCATGCGCCCGGACTCCATCCTGACCACGGTCGACATCGACCCGGTCTGCCAGGAGACCGCGCGCGACGCCTACCGCGAGGCCGGGTTCTCGGCCAACCGCACCCGGCTGATCCGCGGCCGGGCGCTGGAGGTCCTGCCCCGGCTCACCGACGGCGCCTACGACCTGGTCTTCGCCGACGCGATGAAGAGCGAGTACCCCGCCTACCTGGCCGAGGCGCTGCGGCTGCTGCGGCCGGGCGGGGTGGTGGTCTTCCACGACGCACTGGAGTCCACCCCGGCCGGCGACGGCCCGCTCAGCGCCCCGGACCCCGGGACCGCGGCCGTCCGCGAGGTGGGACGCGCCGTCCGGGAGGACGACTCGCTGGTCCCGCTGCTGCTCCCGATCGGCGAGGGCCTCCTCGCGGCGATCCGCGAGGAGGCCCCCCGATCCTGA
- a CDS encoding DUF6758 family protein, giving the protein MKHEPSCPRCGRAVRAPNLWSSAWQCAVHGPVAPLQPVRTPGETSLNLLVDSAQVPVWLPWPLPAGWVVTGFADAGDERSGALGIAVALSGPAPLGGVGEMAIVAEDPGIGLGARLAGMDGPDPGAGFDSGPPALRLRHEGHDIPLWSVPGCKKRSVYAGEAYASWLWLLLAPADTDVLTCELTALRDVRDRTDGASLPPPFGALSPFLAEELKPLEEPEA; this is encoded by the coding sequence ATGAAGCATGAGCCATCGTGTCCACGCTGCGGGCGGGCCGTCCGCGCTCCCAACCTGTGGTCGAGCGCGTGGCAGTGCGCCGTGCACGGCCCGGTCGCCCCGCTCCAGCCGGTGCGGACCCCCGGGGAGACCTCCCTGAACCTGCTGGTGGACAGCGCCCAGGTCCCGGTGTGGCTGCCGTGGCCGCTCCCGGCCGGCTGGGTGGTGACCGGGTTCGCCGACGCCGGCGACGAGCGCAGCGGCGCCCTGGGCATCGCGGTCGCGCTCTCCGGACCCGCCCCGCTCGGCGGCGTGGGCGAGATGGCCATCGTCGCCGAGGACCCCGGCATCGGGCTCGGCGCCCGGCTGGCCGGCATGGACGGCCCCGACCCGGGGGCCGGCTTCGACTCCGGTCCCCCCGCCCTGCGCCTCCGCCATGAGGGGCACGACATCCCGCTGTGGTCGGTACCCGGCTGCAAGAAGCGCTCGGTCTATGCGGGGGAGGCGTACGCGAGCTGGCTGTGGCTGCTGCTCGCCCCCGCCGACACCGACGTCCTCACCTGCGAACTCACCGCGCTGCGGGACGTACGCGACCGGACCGACGGGGCGAGCCTGCCGCCGCCCTTCGGGGCCCTCTCCCCCTTCCTGGCCGAGGAGCTCAAGCCGCTGGAGGAGCCGGAGGCCTGA
- a CDS encoding nucleoside deaminase: MPDTEEYRGWLRIALEEARAGLAEGGVPIGAALIGADGSVLGRGRNRRVQDGDPSVHGETAAFRDAGRQRSYAGTTMVTTLAPCWYCSGLVRQFGISRVVVGEARTFSGGQDWLAENGVEVVLLDDPECAELMAGFIAEHPALWNEDIGEDPGEG; encoded by the coding sequence GTGCCCGACACCGAGGAGTACCGGGGCTGGCTGCGCATCGCCCTGGAGGAGGCCCGCGCCGGGCTGGCCGAGGGCGGCGTCCCGATCGGCGCCGCGCTGATCGGCGCCGACGGGTCGGTGCTGGGCCGGGGCCGCAACCGCAGGGTGCAGGACGGCGACCCGTCGGTGCACGGCGAGACCGCCGCGTTCCGCGACGCCGGCCGGCAGCGCTCCTACGCCGGCACCACCATGGTGACCACGCTCGCCCCGTGCTGGTACTGCAGCGGCCTGGTGCGCCAGTTCGGCATCTCCCGGGTGGTCGTCGGCGAGGCCCGGACCTTCTCCGGCGGGCAGGACTGGCTCGCCGAGAACGGCGTCGAGGTGGTGCTGCTGGACGACCCGGAGTGCGCCGAACTGATGGCCGGCTTCATCGCCGAGCACCCCGCGCTGTGGAACGAGGACATCGGCGAGGACCCCGGGGAGGGCTGA
- the sigE gene encoding RNA polymerase sigma factor SigE encodes MADPDAAVDFEQWEPPSWEEVVQNHSARVYRLAFRLTGNKHDAEDLTQEVFIRVFRSLSSYTPGTFEGWLHRITTNLFLDMARRKARIRFEGLADNAAERLQGREPSPAQSYDDRHFDADVQAALDALPAEFRAPVVLCDIEGLSYEEIAATLGVKLGTVRSRIHRGRAQLRKALEHRRRLAGKDAAGPEAQVWTREVE; translated from the coding sequence GTGGCCGACCCCGACGCTGCCGTCGACTTCGAGCAGTGGGAGCCTCCGAGCTGGGAGGAAGTGGTGCAGAACCACTCCGCTCGGGTGTACCGCCTCGCCTTCCGCCTCACCGGGAACAAGCACGACGCCGAAGACCTCACCCAGGAGGTCTTCATCAGGGTGTTCCGGTCGCTGTCCTCCTACACCCCCGGCACCTTCGAGGGGTGGCTGCACCGGATCACCACCAACCTCTTCCTCGACATGGCGCGGCGCAAGGCCCGCATCCGGTTCGAAGGGCTGGCCGACAACGCCGCCGAGCGGCTGCAGGGCCGCGAGCCCTCGCCCGCGCAGTCCTACGACGACCGCCACTTCGACGCCGATGTGCAGGCCGCGCTGGACGCGCTGCCCGCGGAGTTCCGCGCGCCGGTGGTGCTCTGCGACATCGAGGGGCTGTCCTACGAGGAGATCGCGGCGACGCTCGGGGTCAAGCTCGGCACCGTGCGCAGCCGGATCCACCGCGGGCGGGCCCAGCTGCGCAAGGCGCTGGAGCACCGGCGCAGGCTGGCCGGGAAGGACGCGGCCGGCCCTGAGGCACAGGTATGGACCCGGGAGGTGGAATGA
- a CDS encoding RNA polymerase sigma-70 factor produces the protein MAGTTGPEPGAGGGEEVFERHRRLLFAVAYDMLGSVHDAEDCVQEAWLGWHRADRAAVGEPRAYLVRAVTNRALNKVRSAKARRETYIGPWLPEPLGAAPDAAERAEKAEEVSYALLVVLETLGPVERAVFVLREVFGLPHAEIAAAVDRSEQAVRQIARRARAHVKERRPRFAPDDAERRPLTERFLAASLQGDVAGLKALLAEDAQLVTDGGGKRRAALRPIFGAAKCARFLASLGPGYTDHRLEEVVVGGEPAGLLLGPDGSVEAMVTAEVADGLITRMLVLRNPDKLGGFHAAAAGRGMRRVLNGGNTQPDSNLGKR, from the coding sequence ATGGCGGGGACGACCGGCCCGGAGCCCGGTGCCGGCGGCGGGGAAGAGGTGTTCGAGCGGCACCGGCGCCTGCTCTTCGCCGTCGCCTACGACATGCTGGGCAGCGTGCACGACGCCGAGGACTGCGTGCAGGAGGCCTGGCTGGGCTGGCACCGGGCGGACCGCGCGGCCGTCGGCGAACCCCGCGCCTACCTGGTCCGGGCGGTGACCAACCGGGCGCTGAACAAGGTGCGCTCGGCGAAGGCCCGCCGCGAGACCTACATCGGCCCCTGGCTCCCCGAGCCGCTGGGCGCCGCACCGGACGCGGCCGAGCGGGCGGAGAAGGCCGAGGAGGTCTCCTACGCCCTGCTCGTCGTCCTGGAGACGCTCGGCCCGGTGGAGCGGGCGGTGTTCGTGCTGCGCGAGGTGTTCGGCCTGCCGCACGCCGAGATCGCCGCCGCGGTGGACCGCTCCGAGCAGGCGGTCCGCCAGATCGCGCGCCGCGCCCGCGCGCACGTCAAGGAGCGCCGCCCCCGGTTCGCCCCGGACGACGCCGAGCGGCGCCCGCTCACCGAGCGGTTCCTCGCCGCCAGCCTGCAGGGCGACGTGGCGGGGCTGAAGGCGCTGCTCGCCGAGGACGCCCAGCTGGTCACCGACGGCGGCGGCAAGCGCAGGGCCGCCCTGCGGCCGATCTTCGGCGCGGCCAAGTGCGCCCGCTTCCTCGCCTCCCTCGGCCCCGGCTACACCGACCACCGGCTGGAGGAGGTGGTGGTCGGCGGCGAGCCCGCGGGGCTGCTCCTCGGCCCGGACGGGAGCGTCGAGGCGATGGTCACCGCGGAGGTCGCCGACGGGCTGATCACCCGCATGCTGGTGCTCCGCAACCCCGACAAGCTCGGCGGCTTCCACGCCGCGGCGGCCGGGCGGGGGATGCGGCGCGTTCTTAACGGCGGCAATACACAGCCGGATAGTAATCTCGGCAAACGATGA
- a CDS encoding CPBP family intramembrane glutamic endopeptidase, translating into MARTWRFRWWIPPLALVTAVLLILLTQVVLLLAGNVAALLGGRTPTADSPLGAEIPDLAFMLIVLATMTPIVFFVARVVQWRRVGGLFSVEGRMRWGWLGTCFLVALPVLAAYLGVLYVLQLAGGSGEAFVGPFVGAERFLPALAVILLLVPFQASAEEFALRGFLMQLVGSYGRGAAERRGGSPVSRLLRTPLLGILVSGTVFTLLHDYHGWALADVAVFGVAMAWLTWYTGGLEAAIALHVVHNLAAFTLSAFEGTLAEAATGGGSWEGVVGTATEAVLFCSAVVLLARRRGLRRTAPGDPDAVQAPPERRRLPHWVMRPSPVQDPAGAERPGVHGSHFQTPPGPQQGPYGPPYGGYGPPYGGGTAHPGR; encoded by the coding sequence ATGGCCCGCACCTGGCGGTTCCGCTGGTGGATCCCGCCGCTGGCGCTGGTCACCGCGGTCCTGCTGATCCTGCTCACCCAGGTCGTGCTCCTCCTGGCCGGGAACGTCGCCGCGCTGCTCGGCGGGCGCACGCCCACCGCGGACTCCCCGCTCGGCGCGGAGATCCCCGACCTGGCCTTCATGCTCATCGTCCTGGCGACGATGACGCCGATCGTCTTCTTCGTCGCCCGCGTGGTGCAGTGGCGCCGGGTGGGCGGCCTGTTCTCGGTCGAGGGCCGGATGCGCTGGGGCTGGCTGGGTACCTGCTTCCTGGTCGCCCTGCCGGTGCTCGCCGCCTACCTCGGCGTGCTGTACGTGCTGCAGCTGGCCGGCGGCTCCGGGGAGGCCTTCGTCGGGCCGTTCGTCGGCGCGGAGCGGTTCCTGCCGGCGCTCGCGGTGATCCTGCTGCTAGTGCCGTTCCAGGCCTCCGCCGAGGAGTTCGCGCTGCGCGGGTTCCTCATGCAGCTGGTCGGCTCCTACGGCCGCGGCGCCGCCGAGCGGCGCGGCGGCTCTCCCGTCTCCCGCCTGCTGCGCACCCCGCTGCTAGGCATCCTGGTCAGCGGAACGGTGTTCACGCTGCTGCACGACTACCACGGCTGGGCGCTGGCCGACGTCGCGGTCTTCGGCGTCGCCATGGCCTGGCTGACCTGGTACACCGGCGGGCTGGAGGCGGCGATCGCGCTGCACGTGGTGCACAACCTGGCCGCCTTCACGCTGAGCGCCTTCGAGGGCACCCTGGCCGAGGCCGCCACCGGCGGCGGCTCCTGGGAGGGCGTCGTCGGCACCGCCACCGAGGCGGTGCTGTTCTGCTCGGCGGTGGTGCTGCTGGCCCGGCGCAGAGGACTGCGGCGGACCGCCCCCGGCGACCCGGACGCGGTGCAGGCGCCGCCGGAGCGCCGCAGGCTGCCGCACTGGGTGATGCGGCCGTCCCCGGTGCAGGACCCGGCCGGCGCGGAGCGGCCGGGCGTCCACGGCTCGCACTTCCAGACGCCGCCCGGACCGCAGCAGGGCCCCTACGGCCCGCCGTACGGGGGGTACGGTCCGCCCTACGGCGGGGGCACGGCGCACCCCGGCCGCTGA
- a CDS encoding S1C family serine protease, giving the protein MTDETGTPPPEGPSRPNPAGPYGPGTGQQPAHRPGPFGPGGQVPPGADPAGGAMQPPGPPPGSVPPAPPMPPPGGEAAMGAPGSRPPRRGMPTWAVLVVVLVVALVSAGVGGFVGGRLGSPAAGGSSPDEEVKLNNAPSDAPSRAPDTIAGVAQRVSPSVVSIQPDDRARGGNGSGFIIDDDHVVTNFHVAGALEEGMEVAYSNGRTSPADIVGTRPESDLAVLKIRRPLRDVEPLQFGTSKDVTVGDQVIAIGAPLGLAGTVTTGIISAKDRSVALGEDGARTDIKALQTDAAINPGNSGGPLVDEQGRVIGVNTAIATMGGATGEQSGSIGLGFAIPSDVAKEVVDEIIDGGSGGGAGESGGSSSKAALGVALDTGYQDGGAQIADEEGAVTPGGPADEAGLRPGDVITRFDGRTVTDSETLQELVADKKPDDTVEIEYERDGKSETTEVTL; this is encoded by the coding sequence ATGACGGACGAGACCGGCACCCCGCCCCCCGAAGGCCCGTCGCGGCCGAACCCGGCGGGCCCGTACGGCCCGGGCACCGGTCAGCAGCCGGCCCACCGGCCCGGCCCCTTCGGCCCGGGCGGACAGGTCCCGCCCGGCGCCGACCCGGCGGGCGGGGCGATGCAGCCGCCGGGGCCGCCCCCCGGCTCGGTGCCGCCCGCACCGCCGATGCCGCCGCCCGGCGGCGAGGCGGCGATGGGCGCCCCCGGCTCCCGGCCGCCGCGGCGGGGGATGCCGACCTGGGCGGTCCTGGTGGTGGTCCTGGTGGTCGCGCTGGTCTCCGCCGGGGTCGGCGGCTTCGTCGGCGGGCGGCTCGGCTCGCCGGCCGCGGGCGGCAGCAGCCCGGACGAAGAGGTCAAGCTCAACAACGCGCCCAGCGACGCGCCCAGCCGCGCCCCGGACACCATCGCCGGCGTCGCCCAGCGGGTCAGCCCCAGCGTGGTCTCCATCCAGCCGGACGACCGCGCCCGCGGCGGCAACGGCTCCGGCTTCATCATCGACGACGACCACGTGGTGACCAACTTCCACGTCGCGGGCGCCCTGGAGGAGGGGATGGAGGTCGCCTACAGCAACGGCCGCACCAGCCCTGCCGACATCGTCGGCACCCGCCCGGAGAGCGACCTGGCGGTGCTGAAGATCCGCCGCCCGCTGCGCGACGTCGAGCCGCTGCAGTTCGGGACCTCCAAGGACGTCACCGTCGGGGACCAGGTGATCGCGATCGGCGCCCCGCTCGGCCTGGCCGGCACCGTCACCACCGGCATCATCAGCGCCAAGGACCGCTCGGTGGCGCTCGGCGAGGACGGCGCCCGCACCGACATCAAGGCGCTGCAGACCGACGCCGCGATCAACCCGGGCAACTCCGGCGGGCCGCTCGTCGACGAGCAGGGCCGGGTCATCGGGGTGAACACCGCCATCGCCACCATGGGCGGGGCCACCGGCGAGCAGAGCGGCAGCATCGGCCTCGGCTTCGCCATCCCCTCCGACGTCGCCAAGGAGGTCGTGGACGAGATCATCGACGGCGGCTCCGGCGGGGGCGCCGGGGAGTCCGGCGGGTCGTCCTCCAAGGCCGCGCTGGGCGTCGCGCTGGACACCGGCTACCAGGACGGCGGCGCGCAGATCGCCGACGAGGAGGGCGCCGTCACCCCGGGCGGCCCGGCCGACGAGGCCGGCCTGCGCCCCGGCGACGTGATCACCCGCTTCGACGGCCGCACCGTCACCGACAGCGAGACCCTCCAGGAGCTGGTCGCCGACAAGAAGCCGGACGACACCGTGGAGATCGAGTACGAGCGCGACGGCAAGTCCGAGACCACCGAGGTCACCCTCTGA
- a CDS encoding Mrp/NBP35 family ATP-binding protein: MSSTPTTEQVNAALATVQDPEIRRPITDLDMVKSVEIGDDGAVHVGIYLTVAGCPMKGRIEKDVTEAVAKVGGVTGVKVELDVMSEEQRKQLQTKLRGGQAEKEIPFAKPSSLTKVFAVASGKGGVGKSSITVNLAAAMAAQGKKVGVVDADIYGHSVPRMLGVEHAPTKVEDMIMPPTAHDVKVISVGMFTQGNQPVVWRGPMLHRALQQFLADVFWGDLDVLLMDLPPGTGDIAISVAQMLPGAEILVVTTPQQAAAEVAERAGAISAQTHQRVAGVIENMSYFTAPGSDEKTYLFGEGGGRTVADGLTKALGAEVPLLGQVPLDVRLREGGDEGKPLVLTDPDSEAGGVLRGIAERLVGKPRGLSGMQLGISPTRK; encoded by the coding sequence ATGTCCTCCACTCCCACCACCGAGCAGGTGAACGCGGCCCTGGCGACCGTCCAGGACCCAGAGATCCGCCGCCCGATCACCGACCTCGACATGGTCAAGAGCGTCGAGATCGGCGACGACGGCGCCGTGCACGTCGGCATCTACCTCACGGTGGCCGGCTGTCCGATGAAGGGCCGGATCGAGAAGGACGTCACCGAGGCCGTCGCCAAGGTCGGCGGGGTCACCGGGGTCAAGGTCGAACTCGACGTGATGAGCGAGGAGCAGCGCAAGCAGCTGCAGACCAAGCTCCGCGGCGGGCAGGCGGAGAAGGAGATCCCCTTCGCCAAGCCCAGCTCGCTGACCAAGGTCTTCGCGGTGGCCTCCGGCAAGGGCGGCGTCGGCAAGTCCTCGATCACCGTCAACCTGGCCGCCGCGATGGCCGCGCAGGGCAAGAAGGTCGGCGTCGTCGACGCCGACATCTACGGCCACTCGGTGCCGCGGATGCTCGGGGTCGAGCACGCGCCCACCAAGGTCGAGGACATGATCATGCCGCCGACCGCGCATGACGTGAAGGTCATCTCGGTGGGCATGTTCACCCAGGGCAACCAGCCCGTGGTGTGGCGGGGCCCGATGCTCCACCGCGCCCTGCAGCAGTTCCTCGCCGACGTGTTCTGGGGCGACCTCGACGTCCTGCTGATGGACCTGCCCCCGGGCACCGGCGACATCGCGATCTCGGTGGCGCAGATGCTGCCCGGCGCCGAGATCCTCGTGGTCACCACGCCGCAGCAGGCCGCCGCCGAGGTCGCCGAGCGGGCCGGCGCCATCTCCGCCCAGACCCACCAGCGGGTCGCGGGCGTCATCGAGAACATGTCGTACTTCACCGCCCCGGGCAGCGACGAGAAGACCTACCTGTTCGGCGAGGGCGGCGGGCGGACCGTCGCCGACGGCCTGACCAAGGCGCTGGGCGCCGAGGTGCCGCTGCTCGGCCAGGTTCCGCTGGACGTCCGGCTGCGCGAGGGCGGCGACGAGGGCAAGCCCCTGGTGCTGACCGACCCCGACTCCGAGGCCGGCGGCGTGCTGCGCGGCATCGCCGAGCGGCTGGTCGGCAAGCCCCGCGGCCTGTCCGGCATGCAGCTCGGGATCAGCCCGACCCGGAAGTGA
- a CDS encoding sigma-E factor regulatory protein RseB domain-containing protein — MTGGNGAPWPSGGERSRYDGSTVLLVVCCALLLALTLTASVGPGSGQGPADGADDGMDLLRQAAKASQEVSYEGVQAVSSTGPAGTEHRVVEVEHSADSGTRFHEPDGAGEVQVRTADSSEWPDPGARALDTLEHNYRVVRAGTGEVSGRPAALVEAVRADGTTAGRFWIDDETGLPLRRMTLDPLGRVVHFSEFTEFRVVDGAAGAAGAGPAPDPWGDRLDEGELRELRADGWTAPDRLSWNYRLVDARTKVKPSGPVVHLSYSDGLSVISVFVEHGRLGSEMHGTGQGMRAVQGDGGTVYMGGAGQQRRMWEAEEYVYTMLADAPPDAVAAAAASLPGPDAAGFWDRVDRGFAKFGDWLGM; from the coding sequence GTGACCGGGGGGAACGGAGCTCCATGGCCCTCCGGGGGCGAGCGCTCCCGGTACGACGGTTCGACGGTCCTGCTGGTGGTCTGCTGTGCGCTGCTGCTCGCGCTGACCCTGACCGCCTCGGTGGGGCCGGGCAGCGGGCAGGGCCCGGCGGACGGCGCCGACGACGGCATGGACCTGCTCCGCCAGGCCGCGAAGGCCTCCCAGGAGGTCTCCTACGAAGGGGTGCAGGCGGTCAGCTCCACCGGCCCGGCCGGCACCGAGCACCGGGTCGTCGAGGTCGAGCACAGCGCCGATTCGGGCACCCGGTTCCACGAACCGGACGGGGCGGGGGAGGTGCAGGTCCGCACCGCGGACTCCTCGGAGTGGCCCGACCCCGGCGCCCGCGCCCTGGACACCCTGGAGCACAACTACCGTGTGGTCCGCGCCGGCACCGGGGAGGTGTCCGGCCGGCCGGCCGCGCTGGTGGAGGCGGTGCGCGCGGACGGCACCACCGCCGGCCGGTTCTGGATCGACGACGAGACCGGGCTGCCGCTGCGCCGGATGACCCTGGACCCGCTCGGCCGGGTCGTGCACTTCTCCGAGTTCACCGAGTTCCGGGTGGTGGACGGGGCGGCGGGGGCGGCCGGCGCCGGCCCGGCCCCCGATCCGTGGGGCGACCGGCTGGACGAGGGCGAGCTCCGGGAGCTGCGCGCCGACGGCTGGACCGCGCCCGACCGGCTCTCCTGGAACTACCGGCTGGTGGACGCGCGGACCAAGGTCAAGCCCTCCGGCCCGGTGGTGCACCTCAGCTACTCCGACGGCCTCTCGGTCATCTCGGTCTTCGTCGAGCACGGCCGGCTCGGTTCCGAAATGCACGGAACCGGCCAGGGCATGCGCGCGGTCCAAGGCGACGGCGGCACCGTCTACATGGGCGGTGCCGGTCAGCAGCGCCGGATGTGGGAGGCGGAGGAGTACGTGTACACGATGCTCGCCGACGCCCCGCCGGACGCGGTCGCCGCCGCGGCGGCCTCGCTGCCCGGCCCGGACGCGGCCGGCTTCTGGGACCGGGTGGACCGGGGCTTCGCCAAGTTCGGCGACTGGCTCGGGATGTGA
- a CDS encoding PHP domain-containing protein, with amino-acid sequence MTRIDLHTHSSVSDGTEPPAEVVARARAAGVDVFALTDHDTAAGLKEAAAALPPGLTLVPGMELSCAYRGSSVHLACYLFDPEAPSLAAELRRIRDDRVNRAKEMVRLLRAAGVGVTWEQVRDIALNGGGDGELEAGVVVGRPHIARAIVAAGAAEDVQDAFDRWIGSGGPAYAARYALDPVRAVRAVREAGGVCSLAHPARAEGTLTGAVPVELAERMVRAGLGGIEADHPSHDEAETERWRGIARDLGVAVTGSSDDHGALTGHRIGVRTTAPEEFARLIEPATGAEPVTG; translated from the coding sequence GTGACCCGCATCGATCTGCACACGCACAGCTCGGTATCGGACGGCACCGAGCCGCCGGCCGAGGTCGTCGCCCGCGCCCGCGCGGCCGGGGTGGACGTGTTCGCGCTCACCGACCACGACACCGCGGCCGGCCTGAAGGAGGCGGCGGCCGCGCTGCCCCCCGGCCTCACCCTGGTCCCCGGCATGGAGCTCTCCTGCGCCTACCGGGGGTCCAGCGTCCACCTGGCCTGCTACCTGTTCGACCCGGAGGCCCCCTCGCTCGCCGCGGAGCTCCGCCGGATCAGGGACGACCGGGTGAACCGGGCCAAGGAGATGGTGCGGCTGCTCCGCGCCGCCGGCGTCGGGGTCACCTGGGAGCAGGTGCGCGACATCGCGCTCAACGGCGGCGGGGACGGGGAGCTGGAGGCCGGCGTGGTCGTCGGCCGGCCGCACATCGCGCGGGCGATCGTCGCGGCCGGCGCCGCCGAGGACGTGCAGGACGCCTTCGACCGCTGGATCGGCTCGGGCGGCCCCGCCTATGCGGCCCGCTACGCGCTGGACCCGGTCCGCGCGGTGCGGGCGGTGCGCGAGGCCGGCGGCGTGTGCTCGCTGGCCCACCCGGCGCGCGCCGAGGGCACGCTCACTGGCGCGGTCCCGGTGGAGCTGGCCGAGCGGATGGTCCGCGCCGGGCTCGGCGGGATCGAGGCGGACCACCCCTCGCACGACGAGGCCGAGACCGAGCGGTGGCGCGGCATCGCCCGGGACCTGGGGGTGGCGGTCACCGGCTCCAGCGACGACCACGGCGCGCTCACCGGGCACCGGATCGGAGTGCGCACCACGGCTCCGGAGGAGTTCGCCCGGCTGATCGAGCCGGCGACCGGCGCCGAACCCGTCACGGGTTGA
- a CDS encoding zf-HC2 domain-containing protein gives MSMEHLGERLSALVDGELGHAERDRALIHLASCDSCRFEADMLRRLKRRLHGLDAPDPSSDFLGRLSALGSVPPDRSSEPPGPRSGGLFGGPPPLGSSRPIGGTAPGGPAPGPVSAEPPARRARRPLQAPAMLRPGWHRTRYAVAGVSALALTLGTAFVAGGDADPAPVVRPSLEDYAVEHALTAGQAALPAAEDGAGGQQAPGTPVGPVAHVPGASGGDGAPRAW, from the coding sequence ATGAGCATGGAGCACCTGGGCGAGCGGCTTTCCGCCCTGGTCGACGGCGAGCTGGGGCACGCCGAGCGGGACCGGGCGCTGATCCATCTGGCCTCGTGCGACTCGTGCCGCTTCGAGGCCGACATGCTCCGCCGGCTCAAGCGTCGGCTGCACGGGCTGGACGCCCCGGACCCGTCGAGCGACTTCCTCGGCAGGCTGTCCGCGCTGGGCTCGGTCCCGCCCGACCGCTCGTCGGAACCACCCGGCCCCCGTAGCGGCGGCCTGTTCGGGGGCCCGCCGCCACTGGGGTCGAGCCGGCCGATCGGCGGTACCGCGCCCGGCGGCCCCGCCCCGGGGCCGGTGAGCGCCGAGCCGCCCGCCCGGCGGGCCCGGCGCCCGCTGCAGGCCCCGGCCATGCTGCGGCCCGGCTGGCACCGCACCCGCTACGCGGTGGCCGGCGTGTCCGCCCTCGCCCTGACCCTGGGCACCGCCTTCGTGGCCGGCGGCGACGCCGACCCGGCCCCGGTGGTCCGCCCCTCGCTGGAGGACTACGCGGTGGAGCACGCGCTGACCGCCGGGCAGGCCGCCCTGCCGGCCGCCGAGGACGGCGCCGGGGGGCAGCAGGCACCCGGCACCCCGGTCGGCCCCGTCGCCCACGTCCCCGGGGCCTCCGGGGGCGACGGCGCCCCGCGGGCGTGGTGA